The Kryptolebias marmoratus isolate JLee-2015 linkage group LG1, ASM164957v2, whole genome shotgun sequence sequence GGTATGAAAAAGTGTTTTCCTTTCTATTTTATAGAAGTATTTTTTTAGATGGATCACAGCAATAATGATATAAATTGAAAACTTGCTCTGGTAGCTTCAGTAGCCATTTGTAAATAGACCACTTCCCGTGAAACAAAGTGCCAAATTCATCTTTCTTATCAAGTTAAGAACCAGAACtgcaacattttgaaaagcCACCACAGAAAGTGGACGTATGCTCATCCCAGTGTCAGGATACTTTCCTTTGGAGGAATGTTTTACtgcaaaaacctgttttttatgtCATGAACTACATGATCTCACTGGTTTTATGCTGCAGGTCCTAATCTGTTTCAGCAATGTAAATAGGTTAAGTTTTTTCATAAATGGGAATATATTTTATGCAGATTATTAATCCTCATCCGAACTGTTCCTTCATATTTATTAGCTGTTGAATATTCTTACAGTGGTTTTGTTGAACAAAAACTTATGCAGCTTGTCTCAGCTAcgtattaaataaaatgtatttctgtttttgaaatgaTTGGAACGTTTGTGTTATGTTAGTGGCATTCAACTAGACTGCATAAATCAGTTTTGGCTTTTGGCTCATACCTGTGTTTTTACTAAATGTGGAGTTTTTTACTTGTCATGCATACATTGGTGttgaagaaattaaataaaacttaatataTGCACTCTGTCACCACAGtgttttgtaattgtttttattttattttgtttttaagcatcATATCACTTCTGAACCAAACTGCATTTATACAAAGCATTCATGCTCATTATGTGATAAATGGAGTTTCAGTATAAGGGGTTTTTAAAAGCCCAGAACTAAAAcgatattaaattaaaagtcttTTAATACAATCACAAGATAAAGCTAAGtattaaaatatacaataagAGTTGTCAGTGCAGGAAGATAATGCCATTTAGCTAccttaaaatcaaattattgtTTCTAATGCACAAATGCAAAAGCAGGATTTTCTTGCAGTTGTTAGCTGAGCTAAAACTcatgtaaaactttatttctttgtccAAATAATCAGTTGATTGTGTagctatttatatatatttttaaaaagtaataaaaataatgagaaaaccatccattcatcaattttctttacccattttGTTACTAACAAATTGATTAAATAcgtattttctatttttagtggTACATGTTTAAACCAAATCTTTAATATGAagttaaacatatattttaactTCTATCAAATGGGATAAACTGTTGTTAGTCTTTTAGTTATGACTGGTTACCGAAAGTAAAAGCTTATTTTGTAAAGCACTTCTTAAAACACCTGTAAACATATTATAgcttgtgttatttatttatttgatatatGTTTTCATCGATTACCAGCAAATTATGAGACTACAAAGCGAGTTTAAAGGACTGGGAGGACCGGGCGATGAACTACAATCTGTTGTCGCGTTCGTGTGACGTCATCACCGCTGGACTCGGAGAAGACGGTAGCTGCTTGCTTTCTCGGTCGTAGGTTTTTCTCTCTAAACAAGCGCGTGTCAGTGACGCTCAGTCGGTACGTTGGCAGTTTATAAATTACCGTGAAACACACGGTTTTCCAGAGGGAAGCCGTTGGTTGTTTCGGTGACGGCTCTGCTCCGGTTTTCCACCGCTGagtctttaagttttttttttgtaaacttagCTCGAAATCTCTTCTCGGCTGCCAACCACTAGAGCCGAGTAGCTTTTTTTCACTGTTGCAGTTAAATGAGCTGTCAGGTCTTCCCCTTCACACACGTTTTCAGACATTAAAGAATACAAGCATCACGTTGCTAACACTACAAAATAGTTCCTGCTTTCACATTGGTTATATAGACTGTAACTAAAACTAATAACTCATTGTGCTTTCTAAACGCCTAGGTCAGGTGCCTTAATTAAATCTGCACCATGTAGTCAGGGGCTTACAGAGCCAAACCTAAACTTACGACCTTTTACACCTCTActatttcatgttttcttttttgattagTGCATATATAACCCACAACTGAACAGAATAAATTATAGCAATTACACCTGTGTCTTGCCAAGCCATTTGAATGCATagagtaatttaaaaacaaagactcaTAAATAAGAAGGAAAACCTTATGTCTCTTTTAATTCAAGAGGATTCATAAAATACTTTTGTTCATAAAAGTGAGTATAATTTGTGACCAAGTGGAGCTGGATGCTGAGTTTGAATTTAAGCTCACAGATTGGCTCATAGACTGAACTTTGCACAGCCTAAGAGAAGGTATAGTGCATAAGCTGGTAGTTTTGTCTTAAACACATGCACTATCTcagttacaataaaacaaacctaaatACATCAGATTTACTTCCAAACTTGCGACATTAGCCGAACTGGTCTCAACCTTGATTTCATTGTTGTGACATGGAGCCAGATGGGGACCTAAATCCAGACACAGAGGACCTTCCGCTCCGAGCTAATACCAACCACGTTCTTGTCAGACATTATGTGCTGGACCTGACAGTTCATTTTGACAAGAAGGTCATCAGTGGAAGTATTGTTCTGTTCCTGGAGCCTTGCTCTGCGGGGGGCACGAAGGCTGACGATGACGTTGAGCCTGCAGCTGGTGATTTTGGGACTAAATATCAGGACTTTGGTGCAACGGGGGAAGGTACTTCAGAGCTCAGAAACCCTCAGACGAGGATGGAGAAGACGTTCGACAAAGCTGGATTACAGCCTGAGTGCGGATCCCAGACTGAAGGTGTCAACAGTAACGCTCAAGCTTCCCAGCTGTGGGAGAGCACCAGCGATGGTGATTTCACCTTGGTGCTGGACTGCTGTGACCTTGATGTGTCAAATGTGGACGAGGTGGACGTCACTTCCGTGTCGGACCACCTACCAAACGTTGCATGTGAAAGGTCAGAGACAGTGGGCCCGCGGGCGGCCTTCATTCAGAACCTTTTCTCTGCACCCTCCGCAGAGTGGAGACAGAAGCATCACTTCTTCTCGCTGTGTAGCCGTGCGCCCGCTGCTCCGGACGGGGGTTCGCTGAGGTTTTATAGAGACCGCTGGAGTCTGCAGGTGAGGAAGACGGGGGTCAGGACACCTCAGAAGTTTCCTCGTGTCATCAGAATCTTCTACGAAACAAGACCCTCGGGAGGTTCTGTGAGGTGGACCAAGGACCAGGACAACAGGTTTGTCTCAGGATGTGTTCAGATCATTGTGGAATACTTTATAAGCAAGTTTGTAAATaatactaatttatttattcacaaaaaattCTCACTCCAGGCTATTTTCCTCTGTTCTGAGTGAGGGGATGCTTCTCatgcttatgtgtgtgtgtgtgtgtgtttggtgtaaCCTTTGAGCAATGAAAGGAGGGTTGTTTATAGTTTGCCGTTGTTTACCCTTCCAGGGTGTGTGTTTACACTGCCGGTTCTCCCATCAACAACCGAGCCCTCTTTCCCTGCCAGGAGCCACCTGTTGCCATGTCAACGTGGCAGGCAACAGTACGGGCCCCCAGTGAGTGTGTGGTTTTGATGAGCGGGGAGGATCAGGCTGTTCCTGCTGAGGACAGGGACGCACGTAAGTGTCGACACCCAGGAGAagtcaaattgttttttgtttcgaTAGCGCTAAAAAGTCAGAAATGTGCCCCGTTTGTCTCGTGCAACGAATAACACCCTTTGTGCCCATATGCTTCTGGACCATGTGGGTTAATGATGGTAATTGACAAGTTTTTCAAAAACCGAAAGTACATTTTATGGAGAATGAAGTGGGAGCTATTACGACAAATTGATCCGTCTACTCACAGTTTTTACATTGCGAAAAGACAGTGCTTTTAAGAAAACATGAGCCACTGATGTTTTTTTGCCTGGTTTCAGTCTTCTGACACCATTTTACCTCTTCATATAGGCATACTGTAGACATTTGTTTCTCTCATGCCAGGCAGTTGTGTGTGATGGATTACTGTTAGTATTGTCCTTTTATCCaagccccccaaaaaacatgaaacaagctGCTAAAATAGTGGATTGCAGTGTTGATTAGATCATTTCAGCAGAAACCTGGGATCAAAGTCTACTTAAAGAATTAATAACTTGTAGGTTTAAACATTTAAGGATTGTCATACaagattttatttgcttttcgCAACTTTGTTTGCAACTTCTGTGCCATTTGAAATTTTTCTAATAGTTTAGGACAGactaaaggtaaaaaataacCACACCTGTTTGAAATTTCctgagttttcctgtttttaatttgctctTAAATCagtctcttcttttttctttcctctgcagATTTCCTAACCTGGAATTATTACGTCACAATGCCCATGCCTGCGTCCACCTTTGCTTTGGCAGTGGGCTACTGGTGCCAGGTCACAGCAGAAAGTCCTCCAGCGCTGGTAAAAAAGGTTGAAGACAGGGCAGACTGTGGGAAACCCATTGCTGGGTTTGGTGAATTGGCCGAGTCAGCACTTGGAGGCTCCTGCAGTGAAGTCCTAAAGGGCACCCAGCTTCAGACTGGCaggtattttaatgtttttcctgCATTCTTTTCTTCGTGTAAGACCTCCTCCGCTTCAGACTGCTATTAACCCGAGTTTGGCCCTTCAGCATTCCATGGTGAAACTTTTCCTTCACCAGACCAAAAACAGTGCAGTTGAAGTTAGGGTGATGGATAAGGTTCAGTacataattagttttttttatgcaccACAGTACACTGTGTCTGCTGCCCGATGGAGACAAAAATCTTAAATCGAACATAATTTTTTACAAGCGTACAGGAAATCTAGTGCAGGTTGGTGTATTTGAGAGGCCAAGTTTCCTGTGGACAGGGCAGGGTTGGGCTCCATTAGCCAGCAGGTTGGCAGATCTGCCAGGGGTTTCCAGTAACCTCCCTCCTCCACTCAAAATTTTCCTTCAGCAACAGCCCAGCCATAGCCCCACGAAGCTCAAACGACTGTACAAGgaaggcttttattttcagtgagtGACTGGAGGGAAACTTGGCTGTTGCTCTTCACCTTTGGAAAACTTGCGACGAAGAGGATGAAGTTAGTACTGAATATTGAATTATAGTGACGAAGGCTGCATGTCGGCACTTCAATATTTTGGGATATTTGTGGTTTGATTTTTGTTACGTACTGTATGTTTTAGAAATTTCCATTGCTGTCATATTTCACGCTTAgtaaagagaatatttgattaaacctttcctgcttgtttttatcCACTGCAGAGGAGACCAAGCCGCCAGCATCGAATCTGCATTTTGTCACCCTTCCCTTGAGGATGAGAacctttctgcagctgattattCAAGCATGGCAGATGACGGCATCTCTTGTTCCCATGGCGACTACCCTTGCCGGTTTGCTGAACGGTCGGCTTGGTCCCAGTGGGTGATTCCACACCGTGTATTTAGCCCCGTCTGCCTGCTCCAGAAGGCCCAGGTGGAGTTTTGTCAGCGAGCCACCGAGACTTCAGCTAATTAGACTTTATGAGATTAGAAGAGACAGTTAGTGTTGGTTAATGTCGGTGTCAAAATGCCAGAGGTTTTCAGCTGCCGTCTCCCGGCAGAATGGTGGCTCTATTTCCACGAGGGACACTTAGAACGTTCCTCGTACTTTAGGTGTGTAAACTGGAATAAAACCTGTCAAAGACTTGTGTTTGTTCAGTCTCTCCTGAGCTGACTGTGGCACGGTTTCTTCAGGAGCAGTGAGCCATAAATGTACGTGGAAGACCAAAGCAGACTAGTGCATACTTTGTTCAACAATAAGGATTTAGATATAACCTggaattaaaatgttatttttattgttttgagagacttattttctgttgttgcaGGCAGGAGTCCTCAAGCTGTTGCCCCGATGTTTGGCTGCAGCCCGTGACGTCCTTGGAGTTCACCCCTTTCCCCGTCTTGATGTTCTTATCGTCCCAGCAGGGTTCTCCAGTCTGGGCATGGCCAGGtatttgacatttctttgaTAAGCACaagtaaactgtaaaaaaagggGATACGAGGAGTGAGCATGGTCACAACTTAAAGCTCTATAGTTTAAGAGGTATTAAGAATGTTTGGTTGATGATAATCTATTAACAGATATTTGATTTTGCATAATATGAAAGCAGGGTTTTGGCAGCAGAAGGTTTTATGTATACTCTGAGTTGTACTGAGCAATCATTTGCATGCGTGGTACTTGTCATGCAGAGAGAATAAAACAGGCTAAGCATGTTGGCAGAATATGAATTTGAAAACCATACAGCTAAGCCTGCAGTTGataaataaccatttttttccctcattgaTTGTACACGAACCAGTGATGAACAATTGCCATTCCACTGTAGATTTCTCTAGT is a genomic window containing:
- the aopep gene encoding aminopeptidase O isoform X2, which codes for MEPDGDLNPDTEDLPLRANTNHVLVRHYVLDLTVHFDKKVISGSIVLFLEPCSAGGTKADDDVEPAAGDFGTKYQDFGATGEGTSELRNPQTRMEKTFDKAGLQPECGSQTEGVNSNAQASQLWESTSDGDFTLVLDCCDLDVSNVDEVDVTSVSDHLPNVACERSETVGPRAAFIQNLFSAPSAEWRQKHHFFSLCSRAPAAPDGGSLRFYRDRWSLQVRKTGVRTPQKFPRVIRIFYETRPSGGSVRWTKDQDNRVCVYTAGSPINNRALFPCQEPPVAMSTWQATVRAPSECVVLMSGEDQAVPAEDRDAHFLTWNYYVTMPMPASTFALAVGYWCQVTAESPPALVKKVEDRADCGKPIAGFGELAESALGGSCSEVLKGTQLQTGRGDQAASIESAFCHPSLEDENLSAADYSSMADDGISCSHGDYPCRFAERSAWSQWVIPHRVFSPVCLLQKAQAGVLKLLPRCLAAARDVLGVHPFPRLDVLIVPAGFSSLGMASPHIIFLSQSVLCPGGSGSGVGSPSLCGSRICHEIAHSWFGLVIGARDWTEEWISEGFATCLEDIIWAQAQQLSLQERTEQFDLKALLRWRRLSDELQNSKEELQILRPNTDKTAQVSDSGSSTVKHALNPDKTFMQVHYLKGYFLLRFLATQVGEQQLIDFLRLFVKKYHGQLVLSQDFLQMFLVNFSHVERKNLTLRGIYADWLDRPGIPKWLHERSAVWSQARLVEEVKAEAVKWILFSRSHQGKGRKRKRPEPKVNYKELTSDQLVMLLELLLEESELSVALMRALQRTYSLQKQDAEVRHRWCELVIKHAYSQAYGDVEHFLVHDQAMGVYLYGELMVQEDAEQQALARRCLSLVQEEMDQSAHRVVEEMIL
- the aopep gene encoding aminopeptidase O isoform X1 — encoded protein: MEPDGDLNPDTEDLPLRANTNHVLVRHYVLDLTVHFDKKVISGSIVLFLEPCSAGGTKADDDVEPAAGDFGTKYQDFGATGEGTSELRNPQTRMEKTFDKAGLQPECGSQTEGVNSNAQASQLWESTSDGDFTLVLDCCDLDVSNVDEVDVTSVSDHLPNVACERSETVGPRAAFIQNLFSAPSAEWRQKHHFFSLCSRAPAAPDGGSLRFYRDRWSLQVRKTGVRTPQKFPRVIRIFYETRPSGGSVRWTKDQDNRVCVYTAGSPINNRALFPCQEPPVAMSTWQATVRAPSECVVLMSGEDQAVPAEDRDAHFLTWNYYVTMPMPASTFALAVGYWCQVTAESPPALVKKVEDRADCGKPIAGFGELAESALGGSCSEVLKGTQLQTGRGDQAASIESAFCHPSLEDENLSAADYSSMADDGISCSHGDYPCRFAERSAWSQWVIPHRVFSPVCLLQKAQAGVLKLLPRCLAAARDVLGVHPFPRLDVLIVPAGFSSLGMASPHIIFLSQSVLCPGGSGSGVGSPSLCGSRICHEIAHSWFGLVIGARDWTEEWISEGFATCLEDIIWAQAQQLSLQERTEQFDLKALLRWRRLSDELQNSKEELQILRPNTDKTAQVSDSGSSTVKHALNPDKTFMQVHYLKGYFLLRFLATQVGEQQLIDFLRLFVKKYHGQLVLSQDFLQMFLVNFSHVERKNLTLRGIYADWLDRPGIPKWLHERSAVWSQARLVEEVKAEAVKWILFSRSHQGKGRKRKRPEPKVNYKESFNLCCNSDDLIPNPVHPCHSQGELQHLQLCHFKLTSDQLVMLLELLLEESELSVALMRALQRTYSLQKQDAEVRHRWCELVIKHAYSQAYGDVEHFLVHDQAMGVYLYGELMVQEDAEQQALARRCLSLVQEEMDQSAHRVVEEMIL